The DNA window CGTCGGCTGCATCGCTTCCTTCAACACATTCAATGCTTTCCCTGTTGCCCCAAAAACACTTACGATTCTTAAATTCTTGGAATTGTCTTCAGGAAACGAAGCATGTAGTTTGTCGTATGGGATAATAATCGAAACGGGAAAACAGTTTTTGAACAGGGGGTAAGGGGAAATGCCAAGAATGCTTGTTGCAACTGCGCCAGGAAAAGCGGAGATTGTTGAATACCGGGACAGGAAGATAGCGGCGAACGAGGTTATGGTTGAAGTCGAGTTCGCTTCTCCAAAGCACGGTTCGGAGATAGCTGATTTCAGAGGCGAGAGTCCGCTTATAGACGAACGTTACGATGACGACTGGAAGCTTTTAGTTCCCCGATCACCGGATCAGAGAAAGGGAGTTGAGTTCGGTTCCTGGAATCTCGGCAATATGTGGGTAGGTAAAATTGTTGCAAAGGGTGTGGATGTGAAGGACTACAGTGTTGGTGAGAGGGTCTGTTCTTACGGAGGAATTCGCGAGACTCAAATTGTCAACGCCTTAGGCAATCACCGTCTATTGAGAGTTCCTAAAGCCGTCTCCTGGAAGAGCGCCGTGTGCTATGATCCAGCTCAGTTTGCTCTGTCTGGGATCAGAGACGGGAACGTGAGACCGGGTGACCATGTTGCAGTAATCGGACTTGGAGCCATAGGACTGCTGGCTGTCCAACTCGCGAAGAAGATCGGGGCCAGCCCCGTGATAGCAGTCGACCCTATTGAAGTCAGACGGGAGGTTGCGCTGAACTCAGGTGCGGATTTTGCTTTAGATCCAAAAGCGTGCGATGTTGGACTTGAGATCAAGAGGCTCACCGTTAAGACCGGTGCAGACTGCATAATCGAGACAAGCGGAGCTCCTTCTGCTCTGCAATCGGCCCTCAGAGGTCTTGCTCACGGGGGAACAATTTCGTACGTTGCCTGGGCAAAGGAGTTTCTCGGGGGCATCAGTTTTGGACGTGAAGCCCATTACAATTATGGGCGGTTGATCTTCTCCCGTGCAGCAAGTGAACCGGGACCTGACTATCCGAGGTGGAACAGAAAGAGAGTGGAAAGAGTCTGCTGGGAGATGATATGCACAGGTTCTCTTCGCGGCGATGAAATCGTCAACCCCGTCGTCAGCTTTGAAGAGTCCGCCGAAGCCTACTGCAAGTACGTCGATACAAGTCCCGAGCTGAGCATCAAGCTCGGAGTGGCCTTTTGAAGGCTCATGATCATCCATAAGTCGGGAAGTCGATCGGCAGTTATCTGCAAATGCTGTGGTTGGCCTCTCATGATCTTGATTATAGATTCTCCCTCGAGGGAGGAGAGCTAGCAGTAGCGGAGGGTGTGTAGTCTTTGAATACTAAGAAACTCCTTTGTATAATCTCAATTAGAAAAGGCAGACTTGCTGGAGAAATTCCGTGATCTGATCAGAAAACAAGACCGTTCGATTATGAACAGGACACACGGTTGGAAACGCGCTTCAAAACATACAGTTGGGTATCTGTGATAATGAGACCGATTTGTGAACTGGGGAAATAAATGATCGAATTTCAGAGAAAAAGATGTGAAAAATGGCG is part of the Mesotoga sp. UBA6090 genome and encodes:
- a CDS encoding zinc-dependent alcohol dehydrogenase, with amino-acid sequence MPRMLVATAPGKAEIVEYRDRKIAANEVMVEVEFASPKHGSEIADFRGESPLIDERYDDDWKLLVPRSPDQRKGVEFGSWNLGNMWVGKIVAKGVDVKDYSVGERVCSYGGIRETQIVNALGNHRLLRVPKAVSWKSAVCYDPAQFALSGIRDGNVRPGDHVAVIGLGAIGLLAVQLAKKIGASPVIAVDPIEVRREVALNSGADFALDPKACDVGLEIKRLTVKTGADCIIETSGAPSALQSALRGLAHGGTISYVAWAKEFLGGISFGREAHYNYGRLIFSRAASEPGPDYPRWNRKRVERVCWEMICTGSLRGDEIVNPVVSFEESAEAYCKYVDTSPELSIKLGVAF